A stretch of the Papaver somniferum cultivar HN1 chromosome 6, ASM357369v1, whole genome shotgun sequence genome encodes the following:
- the LOC113286692 gene encoding protein DETOXIFICATION 27-like isoform X1 codes for MKKNNNGEVKAELKVPLLVNLVEEKQELASFVSKNSSGDLINNEEQEDLTRRVWIESKKLWHIVGPSVFSRIASYTMNVITQAFAGHLGNLELASITIANTVIVGFSFGLLLGMASALETLCGQAFGAKKYHMLGIYMQRSWIVLFLCAVLLLPLFIFATPLLLFLGQPQDVAEQSGLVAMWLIPLHFSFAFQFPLQRFLQSQLKTGVIAWVALAALVVHIFVSWLFVNKLGLGLIGTAVTLNFSWWVLVFGLFGYTVLGGCPLTWTGFSFQAFSGLWEFLKLSAASGVMLCLENWYYRILVLMTGNLKNAEIALDALSVCMSINAWEMMVPLAFFAATGVRVANELGAGNGKAARFASIVSVTTSLIIGLIFCVIIMIFRENLAIIFTSNVAVLGAVDKLALLLAIIILLNSVQPVLSGVAIGSGWQASVAFINLGCYYVVGLPVGAILGWVFNLGVSGIWSGMIGGTAVQTLILMIITVRCDWDMQAKRASALAERLADPSPQQLRA; via the exons atgaaaaagaacaacaatggtGAAGTAAAAGCAGAACTCAAGGTTCCATTACTGGTAAATTTAgtagaagaaaaacaagaattaGCATCCTTTGTATCGAAAAACAGTAGTGGTGATCTAATTAACAATGAAGAACAAGAGGATTTAACAAGAAGAGTATGGATTGAATCAAAGAAATTATGGCATATAGTAGGTCCATCCGTTTTTAGTAGAATAGCTTCTTACACCATGAATGTTATAACTCAAGCTTTTGCTGGTCACTTGGGAAATCTCGAACTCGCTTCAATCACTATTGCTAACACTGTCATCGTCGGTTTCAGCTTCGGTTTATTG TTGGGGATGGCGAGCGCGTTAGAGACGTTATGTGGACAAGCATTCGGGGCAAAGAAATACCATATGCTCGGAATATACATGCAACGTTCATGGATAGTGCTTTTTCTATGTGCAGTACTACTACTCCCACTATTCATATTCGCAACTCCGTTGCTATTATTCTTAGGACAGCCGCAAGACGTAGCGGAACAATCTGGACTTGTAGCCATGTGGTTGATTCCACTTCATTTCTCATTCGCTTTTCAATTCCCGTTACAGAGATTTCTTCAGAGTCAGCTAAAGACTGGAGTTATAGCTTGGGTTGCTTTGGCAGCTCTAGTTGTTCATATCTTTGTTAGTTGGTTGTTTGTTAACAAATTAGGACTTGGTTTGATTGGTACCGCAGTTACGTTGAATTTTTCATGGTgggttttggtgtttggattgtTTGGTTATACTGTTCTTGGAGGTTGTCCTCTTACTTGGACTGGTTTCTCCTTTCAAGCCTTCTCTGGTCTTTGGGAATTTCTCAAACTTTCAGCTGCTTCTGGTGTCATGCTATG CTTGGAGAATTGGTATTACAGAATACTAGTTCTGATGACTGGAAACTTAAAGAATGCTGAGATTGCTTTGGATGCTCTTTCTGTCTG TATGAGCATCAATGCATGGGAAATGATGGTTCCACTTGCCTTCTTTGCTGCAACAGG AGTAAGGGTGGCAAATGAGCTCGGGGCAGGAAATGGAAAGGCAGCAAGGTTTGCGTCGATAGTATCAGTAACAACATCTCTTATAATAGGTCTTATCTTTTGCGTAATAATCATGATATTTCGCGAAAACTTGGCAATCATCTTCACGTCGAATGTTGCTGTCCTTGGAGCAGTTGATAAGCTTGCGCTACTCTTGGCCATCATTATTCTCCTCAACAGCGTTCAACCTGTCCTCTCTG GCGTGGCTATAGGGTCAGGATGGCAAGCATCAGTGGCTTTCATAAACCTTGGCTGCTACTACGTTGTCGGACTCCCTGTTGGGGCCATCCTTGGTTGGGTTTTCAACCTTGGTGTTTCT GGTATATGGAGTGGGATGATAGGTGGTACAGCAGTCCAGacattgattttgatgataatcaccgttagatgtgATTGGGATATGCAG GCCAAAAGAGCAAGTGCACTTGCAGAGAGATTGGCCGATCCGTCCCCACAACAGTTAAGGGCATAA
- the LOC113286692 gene encoding protein DETOXIFICATION 27-like isoform X2, which translates to MKKNNNGEVKAELKVPLLVNLVEEKQELASFVSKNSSGDLINNEEQEDLTRRVWIESKKLWHIVGPSVFSRIASYTMNVITQAFAGHLGNLELASITIANTVIVGFSFGLLLGMASALETLCGQAFGAKKYHMLGIYMQRSWIVLFLCAVLLLPLFIFATPLLLFLGQPQDVAEQSGLVAMWLIPLHFSFAFQFPLQRFLQSQLKTGVIAWVALAALVVHIFVSWLFVNKLGLGLIGTAVTLNFSWWVLVFGLFGYTVLGGCPLTWTGFSFQAFSGLWEFLKLSAASGVMLCLENWYYRILVLMTGNLKNAEIALDALSVCMSINAWEMMVPLAFFAATGVRVANELGAGNGKAARFASIVSVTTSLIIVDKLALLLAIIILLNSVQPVLSGVAIGSGWQASVAFINLGCYYVVGLPVGAILGWVFNLGVSGIWSGMIGGTAVQTLILMIITVRCDWDMQAKRASALAERLADPSPQQLRA; encoded by the exons atgaaaaagaacaacaatggtGAAGTAAAAGCAGAACTCAAGGTTCCATTACTGGTAAATTTAgtagaagaaaaacaagaattaGCATCCTTTGTATCGAAAAACAGTAGTGGTGATCTAATTAACAATGAAGAACAAGAGGATTTAACAAGAAGAGTATGGATTGAATCAAAGAAATTATGGCATATAGTAGGTCCATCCGTTTTTAGTAGAATAGCTTCTTACACCATGAATGTTATAACTCAAGCTTTTGCTGGTCACTTGGGAAATCTCGAACTCGCTTCAATCACTATTGCTAACACTGTCATCGTCGGTTTCAGCTTCGGTTTATTG TTGGGGATGGCGAGCGCGTTAGAGACGTTATGTGGACAAGCATTCGGGGCAAAGAAATACCATATGCTCGGAATATACATGCAACGTTCATGGATAGTGCTTTTTCTATGTGCAGTACTACTACTCCCACTATTCATATTCGCAACTCCGTTGCTATTATTCTTAGGACAGCCGCAAGACGTAGCGGAACAATCTGGACTTGTAGCCATGTGGTTGATTCCACTTCATTTCTCATTCGCTTTTCAATTCCCGTTACAGAGATTTCTTCAGAGTCAGCTAAAGACTGGAGTTATAGCTTGGGTTGCTTTGGCAGCTCTAGTTGTTCATATCTTTGTTAGTTGGTTGTTTGTTAACAAATTAGGACTTGGTTTGATTGGTACCGCAGTTACGTTGAATTTTTCATGGTgggttttggtgtttggattgtTTGGTTATACTGTTCTTGGAGGTTGTCCTCTTACTTGGACTGGTTTCTCCTTTCAAGCCTTCTCTGGTCTTTGGGAATTTCTCAAACTTTCAGCTGCTTCTGGTGTCATGCTATG CTTGGAGAATTGGTATTACAGAATACTAGTTCTGATGACTGGAAACTTAAAGAATGCTGAGATTGCTTTGGATGCTCTTTCTGTCTG TATGAGCATCAATGCATGGGAAATGATGGTTCCACTTGCCTTCTTTGCTGCAACAGG AGTAAGGGTGGCAAATGAGCTCGGGGCAGGAAATGGAAAGGCAGCAAGGTTTGCGTCGATAGTATCAGTAACAACATCTCTTATAATAG TTGATAAGCTTGCGCTACTCTTGGCCATCATTATTCTCCTCAACAGCGTTCAACCTGTCCTCTCTG GCGTGGCTATAGGGTCAGGATGGCAAGCATCAGTGGCTTTCATAAACCTTGGCTGCTACTACGTTGTCGGACTCCCTGTTGGGGCCATCCTTGGTTGGGTTTTCAACCTTGGTGTTTCT GGTATATGGAGTGGGATGATAGGTGGTACAGCAGTCCAGacattgattttgatgataatcaccgttagatgtgATTGGGATATGCAG GCCAAAAGAGCAAGTGCACTTGCAGAGAGATTGGCCGATCCGTCCCCACAACAGTTAAGGGCATAA